The genomic segment GGCTGCTGGACGCCATCGGCTGGGCCAGCGTCCTGCCGCAAATGCTGGCGGCGCTGGGGGGGGGGGGGGGAATTTTCGCCCTGGTCGGGGTGGGTAAGCTGGTGGCGGGGCTGATTACCGATGTCATCCCGCTAGGACTGCCCATCGTCGCGGTCGCCGCCTACTGCATCGGCATGACGCTGTTCACCATTATTATGGGCAACACCTTTGCGGCATTTCCCATCATGACCGCCGGCATCGGTTTACCCATTATCGTCGGCCATATGGGCGGCAATCCAGCTATCATGTCCGCCATCGGCATGTTGGCGGGATTTTGCGGTACGCTAATGACTCCTATGGTGACTCCTATGGCGGCCAATTTTAATATTGTTCCCGCCGC from the Candidatus Sodalis pierantonius str. SOPE genome contains:
- a CDS encoding 5-oxoproline transporter, DUF979 family subunit, with amino-acid sequence MLIPLVTLLGTFVFKNLTWNGALLIPAGSSTLAALGLGIIVVFFVALMMLRETLASAMNEGRRLLDAIGWASVLPQMLAALGGGGGIFALVGVGKLVAGLITDVIPLGLPIVAVAAYCIGMTLFTIIMGNTFAAFPIMTAGIGLPIIVGHMGGNPAIMSAIGMLAGFCGTLMTPMVTPMAANFNIVPAALLELSDQHEVIKVQFHTAILLLIINILLMSILVFRF